One Ferribacterium limneticum genomic window, CCCCGGTCCTGACCATCGGCCGTGATCTTGGCTGCAAACTGATCATCGATGATCGCAAAGCCTCCCGGCAACACGCACGGGTTGAAAGGCGGGGTGATGGCTTCTATCTGGTCGACACCAGCACAAATGGCTGCTTTGTCACGCTCTCAGGACGCCAGGAAGTCATGGTCCGGCGCCATGAAATTCAACTCGAAAGTCGTGGCCAGATCAGTTTTGGCAATTCAGGCAACGATCCTTTGGCCGATATCGCCGAGTTCGAGCACCTGTAAACGAAAATCGGCCATCCGCAGATGGCCGATTGCTCCCTGAGCAAGTTGGTTACTTGGCGGCAGCGTCAGCAGTGCACTTCTTCATGAAGCTGTTCTTGGCAGCGCCAGCCAGTTTCTTTTCCTTGGCTGTGGCAGCACAAGCTTCGTTTTCAGGAGCGGCGCCGGCATCCTTGGTGCACTTCTTCATGAAGCTGTTCTTGGCGGCACCCGCCAGCTTTTTCTCGGCGGCCTTCGCGGCACAATCATCAGTGGCGTAGGCGGTCGAAGCAGCAAAAGCAACAATCAACAGACCGATCAATTTCTTCATTGGATGTCCCCTCAATAAGGTTGAAAAGCCGAAGCACTATCGGCCATTCATGCGTCATCGTCAAGCATCGTGCGCTGCTGACGATCCATGAAATCCTGCATGCTGTCGATTCCGCGAAATTGAAGAATCGTGTTGCGTACGGCCGCTTCGAGCAGCACTGCGAGGTTGCGTCCGGCGGCCACGGGAATCACCACCTTGCGGATCGGAACACCCAAGACTTCATGCGTTTGGGCATCCAGCGGCAGACGTGGCGCATCGGCCGCGGTCGATGTTTTCTGTAGATGCACAATCAGCTTGAGCTTCATTTTCCGGCGTGACGCAGTTTCGCCAAAAATCGTCCGGATATTGAGCAAACCGAGCCCGCGCACCTCGAGAAAGTCACGCAGCATTCCGGGGCAGCGGCCTTCGATGGTGGTTGGCGCAATACGGGCCATTTCGACGACATCATCAGCAACCAGCCCGTGCCCCCGGGAGATTAACTCCAGCGCCAGTTCCGACTTGCCTACACCGGAATCTCCGGTAATCAGGATGCCCATGCCCAGGACATCCATGAAAACACCGTGGAGGCTTACCGTATCGGCCAGACGAGCCGACAGATAGATGCGCAACAGGTCGATGATGGCCGAACACGGCTTGGGCGAGAAAATCAGCGGGGTCGTCAATTGGGTACAGGTTTCGACCACCAATGGCGGTGGCGTCAGCCCGTCAGCGACGATCACCGCGGGCGGTTGTGCACCGAGCAGATCGCCAAGCATTTGTGCGAAACGACGCTCGCCAATGCGCATGG contains:
- the hprK gene encoding HPr(Ser) kinase/phosphatase; protein product: MRHVSLVQLYEDNREKLLLNWNVVPQADRRIEIKGSNNYGADLVGHINIIHPERLQVLGLAEYEWAMRIGERRFAQMLGDLLGAQPPAVIVADGLTPPPLVVETCTQLTTPLIFSPKPCSAIIDLLRIYLSARLADTVSLHGVFMDVLGMGILITGDSGVGKSELALELISRGHGLVADDVVEMARIAPTTIEGRCPGMLRDFLEVRGLGLLNIRTIFGETASRRKMKLKLIVHLQKTSTAADAPRLPLDAQTHEVLGVPIRKVVIPVAAGRNLAVLLEAAVRNTILQFRGIDSMQDFMDRQQRTMLDDDA